A part of Sugiyamaella lignohabitans strain CBS 10342 chromosome D, complete sequence genomic DNA contains:
- the CCL1 gene encoding TFIIH complex kinase subunit CCL1 (Cyclin associated with protein kinase Kin28p; Kin28p is the TFIIH-associated carboxy-terminal domain (CTD) kinase involved in transcription initiation at RNA polymerase II promoters; GO_component: GO:0070985 - TFIIK complex [Evidence IEA]; GO_component: GO:0070985 - TFIIK complex [Evidence IDA] [PMID 11839796]; GO_component: GO:0070985 - TFIIK complex [Evidence IDA] [PMID 19818408]; GO_component: GO:0005675 - holo TFIIH complex [Evidence IDA] [PMID 19818408]; GO_component: GO:0005739 - mitochondrion [Evidence IDA] [PMID 14576278]; GO_component: GO:0005739 - mitochondrion [Evidence IDA] [PMID 16823961]; GO_function: GO:0000990 - core RNA polymerase binding transcription factor activity [Evidence IC] [PMID 19818408]; GO_function: GO:0016538 - cyclin-dependent protein serine/threonine kinase regulator activity [Evidence IEA]; GO_function: GO:0016538 - cyclin-dependent protein serine/threonine kinase regulator activity [Evidence IGI,IPI] [PMID 8230216]; GO_function: GO:0019901 - protein kinase binding [Evidence IEA]; GO_process: GO:0070816 - phosphorylation of RNA polymerase II C-terminal domain [Evidence IDA] [PMID 11839796]; GO_process: GO:0070816 - phosphorylation of RNA polymerase II C-terminal domain [Evidence IDA] [PMID 19450536]; GO_process: GO:0070816 - phosphorylation of RNA polymerase II C-terminal domain [Evidence IDA] [PMID 19679665]; GO_process: GO:0000079 - regulation of cyclin-dependent protein serine/threonine kinase activity [Evidence IEA]; GO_process: GO:0006355 - regulation of transcription, DNA-templated [Evidence IEA,IEA]; GO_process: GO:0006366 - transcription from RNA polymerase II promoter [Evidence IDA] [PMID 19818408]; GO_process: GO:0006351 - transcription, DNA-templated [Evidence IEA,IEA]), which translates to MTSQTSEPRKSKVVSDDDLYRNSSQYRLWSFTKQQLLDRRAECHNRAVVKLQKSLVEKGITGSEIEPLSLEEEADLVSLYASKIGEIAKSFNMPSQVKATAISYFSKFYLVYSVMDYHPKNILYTSVFLASKAENYFIPIDKFCSALKRTEPKDILDSEFLLLESLSFTLAVQNPLMSLHGFFLDIQSAGIASIDESVLGQLHDGARAVIVDGFITDVMFLYTPPQIALAAMMVVNEAITLEYITQRFVTNPEQIEFLLSVIVECKDELVNIRLPSSDRGKEIDKKLHMCLNPDRKRKKRPSPTTAGPSGTSTPSSTANQTLSAEEPAIKRLKSADISSESTPVSLTTVTIDASVEPLADEVPEMTHLPA; encoded by the coding sequence CCGAGGAAATCCAAGGTGGTCAGTGATGACGATTTGTATCGCAATTCGTCGCAGTATCGACTGTGGTCATTTACGAAACAGCAGTTGTTAGATCGTAGAGCCGAGTGTCACAATCGGGCTGTTGTCAAGCTCCAGAAATCGCTGGTAGAGAAGGGCATTACAGGCTCGGAAATTGAACCATTGAGtctggaagaagaggcCGATTTGGTATCGTTGTACGCCAGCAAGATTGGCGAGATCGCCAAGTCGTTTAATATGCCGTCGCAGGTTAAAGCCACGGCCATTTCGTACTTTAGCAAGTTCTATCTGGTGTATAGTGTCATGGACTACCATCCCAAGAACATTCTGTATACATCTGTTTTCCTGGCTTCTAAAGCAGAAAACTATTTCATTCCTATTGACAAGTTCTGTAGCGCCCTCAAAAGAACTGAACCAAAAGATATTCTCGACTCGGAGTTCCTGTTACTAGAATCGCTGTCATTCACTCTGGCAGTTCAGAACCCGCTCATGTCACTACACGGGTTTTTTCTCGATATCCAAAGTGCTGGTATTGCCAGTATAGATGAGTCGGTGCTCGGTCAATTACACGATGGAGCCCGTGCCGTCATTGTGGACGGTTTCATCACCGACGTCATGTTTCTCTACACACCACCTCAGATCGCTCTAGCAGCTATGATGGTCGTCAATGAGGCCATCACCCTCGAATATATCACCCAGCGATTCGTGACCAACCCCGAACAAATCGAGTTTCTACTCTCCGTAATTGTCGAATGCAAAGACGAGCTTGTCAACATCCGACTGCCCTCGTCCGACCGCGGCAAAGAGATCGATAAAAAGCTCCATATGTGTCTCAACCCCGACCGAAAGCGCAAAAAGCGACCCAGTCCCACCACCGCCGGCCCCTCTGGCACATCAACGCCCTCTTCCACCGCCAACCAGACCCTGTCAGCCGAAGAACCGGCCATCAAACGACTCAAATCAGCCGACATCAGCTCCGAATCCACCCCCGTATCCCTCACCACGGTCACTATCGACGCTTCTGTCGAACCGCTGGCCGACGAAGTCCCCGAAATGACGCACCTACCTGCCTGA